A window of Methanobacterium veterum contains these coding sequences:
- a CDS encoding beta-CASP ribonuclease aCPSF1, giving the protein MGSEIQEIKNTIVQRLPSRVQVAKVEFEGPEVVIYTKNPEIITENGGLIRDLAKDIRKRIIIRSDRSVLAEPEKAIEKIHEIVPEEAKITNISFDDVTCEVIIEARKPGLVIGKYGTTSREIVKGTGWAPKILRTPPISSDVIQRVRRTLRKNSKERKQILQTLGNRIHRPVSLENEWTRLTSLGGFREVGRSSLFLQTPNSKILLDCGVNVAGVDEKSSYPYLNVPEFILDNLDAVVITHAHLDHSGFLPYLFHYGYEGPVYCTTPTRDLMTLLQLDNIDIAHREDKPLPFNVKHVKKCVKHTITLDYGEVTDIAPDIRLTLHNAGHILGSAIVHMHIGDGQHNFVYTGDFKYERSRLLEPAVSKFPRLESLVMESTYGGHGDVQPTRNDAEKELVKTIYRTLERGGKILIPVFAVGRAQELMIVLEEYIRHGIIDEVPVYIDGMIWEATAIHTARPEYLSKDLRDQIFHMGRNPFISEVFHKVNGMEERKEIVEGEPAIILSTSGMLTGGNSVEYFKWLCEDEKNTLVFVGYQSEGSLGRRIQKGWKEIPLKEDGKTNVYNVEMEIKTIEGFSGHSDRKQLMDYVRKLSPKPEKILICHGDNYKTLDLASSIYRSYKIETKTPMNLETVRIQ; this is encoded by the coding sequence ATGGGTTCAGAGATTCAAGAAATTAAAAATACGATAGTACAAAGATTACCATCAAGAGTACAAGTAGCAAAGGTAGAGTTTGAAGGTCCGGAGGTTGTAATTTATACCAAAAACCCCGAGATCATAACCGAAAATGGAGGACTTATAAGGGATCTTGCAAAGGATATAAGAAAGAGAATAATTATCCGTTCAGACCGTTCTGTACTTGCAGAACCTGAGAAAGCTATTGAAAAGATCCATGAAATAGTTCCAGAAGAAGCTAAAATAACCAATATTTCTTTTGATGATGTTACCTGCGAAGTTATAATAGAGGCAAGAAAACCAGGCCTTGTAATAGGTAAATATGGTACTACATCAAGAGAAATAGTTAAAGGAACAGGATGGGCACCTAAAATACTTAGAACACCTCCTATATCTTCTGACGTCATACAAAGGGTAAGGAGAACATTAAGGAAAAACAGTAAAGAGCGAAAACAAATTTTACAAACACTTGGGAATAGAATTCATCGTCCTGTTTCTCTTGAGAATGAATGGACACGTTTAACATCACTTGGCGGATTTAGAGAAGTTGGAAGGTCTTCATTGTTTTTACAGACTCCAAATAGTAAAATTTTACTTGACTGCGGGGTTAACGTCGCAGGAGTTGATGAAAAAAGTTCTTACCCTTATTTGAATGTTCCTGAATTTATTTTAGATAACCTTGATGCAGTGGTAATAACCCACGCACACCTTGATCACTCTGGATTTCTGCCATATCTTTTCCATTATGGATATGAAGGGCCAGTTTACTGTACAACCCCAACAAGGGACTTAATGACATTATTGCAGTTAGATAATATAGATATAGCTCACCGTGAGGATAAACCTCTTCCTTTTAATGTTAAACACGTTAAAAAATGTGTTAAACATACTATAACTTTAGATTACGGTGAAGTAACTGATATAGCTCCAGACATACGTTTAACTCTTCACAATGCAGGGCATATCCTGGGATCTGCAATTGTACATATGCACATAGGGGACGGACAGCATAACTTTGTTTATACTGGAGACTTTAAATATGAACGAAGCAGGCTTCTGGAACCCGCAGTATCTAAATTCCCAAGATTAGAATCACTTGTAATGGAAAGTACATATGGTGGACATGGAGATGTTCAGCCAACCCGAAATGACGCGGAAAAAGAGCTTGTAAAAACAATTTACAGAACTTTAGAACGTGGAGGAAAGATTTTAATTCCTGTTTTTGCTGTTGGAAGGGCTCAGGAACTTATGATAGTACTTGAAGAGTACATCAGGCATGGAATTATTGATGAAGTCCCAGTTTATATCGATGGAATGATATGGGAAGCAACAGCGATTCACACAGCCAGACCTGAATATTTAAGTAAAGATCTCCGTGACCAGATATTCCACATGGGAAGAAACCCATTCATCTCAGAGGTGTTCCATAAAGTAAATGGAATGGAAGAGAGAAAAGAAATAGTGGAAGGAGAACCAGCTATAATCCTTTCAACTTCAGGAATGCTTACTGGAGGAAATTCTGTAGAGTACTTCAAATGGCTATGTGAAGATGAAAAAAATACCTTAGTTTTCGTTGGTTACCAGTCTGAAGGGTCCCTTGGAAGAAGAATACAGAAGGGATGGAAGGAAATTCCACTTAAAGAAGATGGTAAGACCAATGTTTACAATGTAGAGATGGAAATAAAAACCATTGAAGGATTCAGTGGTCACTCAGACAGGAAACAGCTCATGGATTACGTAAGGAAATTGTCTCCAAAACCAGAGAAAATCCTTATATGTCACGGTGATAACTATAAAACCCTTGATCTTGCATCAAGTATTTATAGATCCTATAAAATCGAGACAAAGACTCCAATGAACCTGGAAACTGTTAGGATTCAATAA
- a CDS encoding class I SAM-dependent methyltransferase, with amino-acid sequence MQLKEVVPLGRTCTEYQAMFNLNKADLNKNILDCGGGPSSFNYEMKMQNKEVITIDPLYQFSREEIEKRINATFNDVMAQAKANQDNYIWKNIKSVEELAETRMTAMKLFLNDFETGKNDKRYINAALPDLPFKDGKFDLALSSHFLFLYSDVLPLDFHINAVDEMLRVASEVRIFPLLDLSTDKSQHVEEIVRIFKEKEMHVSIETVDYEFQRGGNQLMKICKN; translated from the coding sequence ATGCAATTAAAAGAGGTAGTACCGCTGGGAAGAACATGTACAGAATACCAGGCCATGTTCAACCTTAATAAAGCTGATTTAAATAAAAATATATTGGACTGCGGCGGAGGCCCATCAAGTTTTAATTACGAGATGAAAATGCAAAATAAAGAAGTTATCACTATAGACCCCCTGTACCAGTTCAGCAGAGAAGAAATTGAAAAAAGAATAAACGCGACTTTTAATGATGTAATGGCACAGGCAAAAGCTAATCAAGACAACTATATTTGGAAAAATATTAAAAGCGTTGAAGAGCTTGCAGAAACCAGGATGACTGCAATGAAATTATTTTTAAATGATTTTGAAACAGGGAAGAATGATAAACGCTATATAAACGCCGCACTTCCAGATTTACCATTTAAAGACGGCAAATTTGATTTGGCACTTAGTTCTCATTTTCTATTTTTATACTCAGACGTGCTTCCACTGGATTTCCATATAAACGCCGTTGATGAAATGTTAAGAGTAGCCAGTGAAGTGAGAATATTCCCTCTACTCGATCTAAGTACCGATAAATCACAGCATGTAGAAGAAATAGTAAGAATTTTTAAAGAAAAAGAAATGCATGTTTCCATTGAAACTGTTGACTATGAGTTTCAAAGGGGCGGAAACCAGCTAATGAAGATCTGCAAAAATTAA
- the purM gene encoding phosphoribosylformylglycinamidine cyclo-ligase: MVTYSESGVDINLEEATVSALVSEIKNTLSFRDVITESGHFAALVRLGDKAIAMSTDGVGSKILVAKMMNKYDTVGIDCIAMVVNDILCVGAEPIAMVDYLAVEKADPEIAGQIGKGLAEGSKQAKIAMIGGETASLPEIIKDFDLAGTGIGIVDADKIITGENIADGDVLIGIESSGVHSNGLSLARNVFFDKANLSIDSPLPTDSDKLVGEELLKPTEIYVKPIVELLKEDIDVHGLAHITGGGFLNLKRLKKGISYNIDSLPEPSSIFKSIYSLDVPLKEMYRVFNMGIGFVVIVPGRDADKTINVIKKYNKAYKIGTVVDNKDETVKIKAFNGDIINLN; the protein is encoded by the coding sequence ATGGTAACATATTCAGAATCAGGTGTTGATATTAATCTTGAGGAAGCTACAGTTTCTGCACTGGTTTCCGAAATTAAAAACACGCTTTCATTTAGAGATGTAATTACAGAAAGCGGTCATTTTGCAGCGCTTGTAAGATTAGGAGATAAAGCAATCGCCATGAGTACAGATGGTGTTGGAAGTAAAATATTAGTTGCAAAAATGATGAATAAATATGATACAGTTGGAATAGACTGTATTGCAATGGTTGTAAATGATATTCTCTGCGTTGGTGCTGAACCAATAGCAATGGTTGATTATCTTGCTGTTGAAAAGGCAGACCCTGAAATTGCGGGCCAAATTGGAAAAGGACTTGCTGAAGGATCTAAGCAAGCTAAAATAGCTATGATTGGGGGAGAAACAGCATCCCTTCCTGAGATAATTAAAGATTTTGACCTTGCAGGTACTGGAATTGGAATTGTAGATGCAGATAAAATTATAACTGGAGAAAATATCGCTGATGGTGATGTTCTTATTGGAATAGAAAGCAGTGGTGTTCATAGTAATGGTTTAAGCCTTGCTAGAAATGTATTTTTTGATAAGGCTAATTTAAGTATTGATAGCCCTCTCCCAACAGATTCTGATAAATTAGTTGGGGAAGAACTGTTAAAACCTACTGAAATTTATGTAAAGCCAATTGTTGAGCTTTTAAAGGAAGATATTGATGTACATGGCCTTGCTCATATTACTGGGGGTGGATTTTTAAATCTTAAACGGCTCAAAAAAGGTATCAGCTACAACATAGATAGTTTACCTGAACCCAGTTCAATTTTTAAATCTATTTACTCATTGGATGTCCCATTAAAGGAGATGTACCGTGTATTTAATATGGGTATAGGATTTGTAGTCATTGTACCTGGTCGTGACGCGGATAAAACAATAAACGTTATTAAAAAGTATAACAAAGCTTATAAGATAGGAACTGTTGTAGATAACAAGGATGAAACAGTTAAAATAAAAGCGTTTAATGGGGACATTATTAATTTAAATTAA
- the comC gene encoding L-sulfolactate dehydrogenase produces MKITIEQERSIIMEILTRFNIPEEDAYIVADVTMDADLKGFTSHGIGRFPQYVKGLKVGTIDPEAEITVENETASTALLNGNHKFGHVVTYKGMELAMKKAEQTGVGLVGVHNSNHFGVAGYYSDMAVMQDMIGVVIANTEPAVAPIGGKEPIIGTNPIAIGIPANKNYVSVDMATSASARGKLLEALRKGQKIPENVALDCDGNPTIDPEAALKGSILPFGAHKGYALAFMVEIMAGPLVRAAFGKGVKGTANPEEMCTKGDLLMAIDPSKFSDIEQFKEEVDEFVAEIKGSGETIFIPGDMEVNNIKRFREEGFSIDDTLFKQLKEISEELSFDIDAIIEG; encoded by the coding sequence ATGAAAATAACAATTGAACAAGAAAGATCAATAATTATGGAAATTTTAACAAGATTTAATATACCAGAAGAAGATGCATACATAGTTGCTGACGTTACTATGGACGCTGACCTTAAGGGATTCACTTCTCATGGAATAGGAAGGTTTCCGCAGTATGTAAAGGGATTAAAAGTTGGAACTATAGATCCAGAAGCTGAAATAACTGTGGAAAATGAAACAGCATCTACAGCCCTTTTGAATGGAAATCATAAGTTTGGACATGTTGTAACCTATAAAGGTATGGAACTGGCAATGAAAAAGGCAGAACAGACTGGCGTAGGACTTGTTGGAGTACATAACTCTAACCACTTTGGAGTTGCAGGTTACTACTCTGACATGGCAGTTATGCAGGACATGATAGGTGTTGTAATAGCAAATACCGAACCTGCAGTAGCCCCAATCGGGGGTAAAGAGCCAATAATTGGTACAAACCCAATAGCGATTGGTATTCCTGCAAATAAAAATTATGTCTCTGTAGATATGGCAACATCTGCCTCTGCAAGGGGAAAACTCTTAGAAGCTCTCAGAAAGGGTCAAAAAATCCCGGAAAATGTCGCGCTTGACTGTGACGGAAACCCTACAATAGACCCTGAAGCTGCACTTAAAGGTTCAATCCTACCATTTGGGGCGCATAAAGGATATGCACTTGCATTCATGGTTGAAATTATGGCAGGTCCCCTTGTAAGGGCTGCATTTGGTAAAGGAGTTAAAGGAACCGCGAATCCTGAGGAAATGTGTACAAAAGGTGACCTTTTAATGGCAATAGACCCATCAAAGTTCAGTGATATAGAGCAATTTAAGGAAGAAGTTGATGAATTTGTAGCGGAAATTAAAGGTTCCGGTGAAACTATCTTTATTCCTGGAGACATGGAAGTAAACAATATTAAACGGTTCAGGGAAGAAGGATTTTCAATAGACGACACTTTATTTAAGCAGCTTAAAGAAATTTCTGAAGAGCTTTCCTTTGATATAGATGCTATAATCGAAGGTTAA